The following proteins are encoded in a genomic region of Acidimicrobiales bacterium:
- a CDS encoding class I SAM-dependent methyltransferase, which produces MVVHPHANAFDNAADEYERGRPGYPAALLDWINALRPLDGSSTIVDLGAGTGKLTRLLVGSPARVIAVEPLPAMRETFARVLPGTELIDATAQSMPLEDASVDIVACGQSFRWFATEAALAEIARVLRPGGELLLIFNGNGEASPVQRRLSELLQVADTETTEKKPGLDWREVLAATERFRIIEEVEISNPHFVSREGVVDRLRSSSQFSRLAPARQEELLSDIGGLIEGDLADLSQVTRVTALRRLGD; this is translated from the coding sequence ATGGTCGTCCACCCCCACGCCAACGCCTTCGACAACGCCGCGGACGAGTACGAGCGGGGCCGCCCCGGCTACCCTGCCGCGCTGCTCGACTGGATCAACGCGCTGCGACCCCTCGACGGCTCCTCGACGATCGTCGACCTCGGGGCGGGCACCGGGAAGCTGACCCGCCTGCTCGTCGGCTCCCCGGCGCGGGTCATCGCCGTCGAGCCGCTCCCCGCGATGCGCGAGACCTTCGCCCGCGTGCTGCCGGGGACCGAGCTCATCGACGCGACCGCACAGTCGATGCCGCTCGAGGACGCGAGCGTCGACATCGTCGCCTGCGGGCAGTCCTTCCGCTGGTTCGCCACCGAGGCGGCGCTCGCCGAGATCGCCCGCGTGCTCCGTCCCGGAGGCGAGCTCCTCCTCATCTTCAACGGCAACGGCGAGGCGAGCCCGGTGCAGCGCCGCCTGAGTGAGCTCTTGCAGGTCGCGGACACCGAGACGACGGAGAAGAAGCCCGGCCTGGACTGGCGCGAGGTGCTGGCGGCGACCGAGCGTTTCCGCATCATCGAGGAGGTGGAGATCTCGAACCCGCACTTCGTGAGCCGCGAGGGGGTCGTCGACCGACTGAGGTCCTCGAGCCAGTTCTCGCGCCTCGCGCCGGCCCGCCAGGAGGAACTGCTCTCCGACATCGGGGGGCTCATCGAGGGTGACCTCGCGGACCTCTCCCAGGTCACGAGGGTCACGGCGCTGCGAAGGCTCGGCGACTGA
- a CDS encoding NAD(P)/FAD-dependent oxidoreductase: MTDTYDVVILGAGPTGEHAAGRLRKRGLSVALVEAELAGGECSYYACMPSKTLLRPGAVLATARRVPGVREAVTGELSAEAALARRDWMTSDLHDDGQVEWIASVGATLVRGEGRLAGVRRVAVTTPAGGEVELEARRAVIVATGSAPAVPPVPGLAEARPWSNREITSAKQVPASLIVLGGGPVGVEMAQAWFRLGCASVLLLEVGERLLAAAEPFAGELLKEALVAEGIDVRTGAHLASVGREGDGPFRALLDDGSEQVAEELLVAAGRRPRVDGIGLESVGLAVGRALETDDHLRARGVEGEWLYAIGDVNGRAALTHMGKYQARVAVDTICGDEIEDVADHGIAPGVVFTDPEVSWVGLTEAAAREQGIAARVVSCPLESVAAAAIWGEELTGRCQLVVDTERETIVGATFVGSDTAELLHGATIAIAGGVPLTTLRHAVAAFPSLSEVWLELVEGYFLPDVASA; the protein is encoded by the coding sequence ATGACCGACACCTATGACGTCGTCATCCTCGGCGCGGGACCCACCGGCGAGCACGCCGCAGGGCGCCTGCGAAAGCGCGGCCTCTCGGTGGCGCTCGTCGAGGCCGAGCTCGCCGGTGGCGAGTGCTCCTACTACGCCTGCATGCCGAGCAAGACCCTGCTGCGACCGGGCGCGGTGCTCGCCACGGCGCGCCGGGTGCCGGGGGTCCGCGAGGCGGTGACCGGCGAGCTCTCGGCCGAGGCGGCGTTGGCGCGGCGCGACTGGATGACCTCGGACCTGCACGACGACGGCCAGGTCGAGTGGATCGCCTCGGTGGGAGCGACCCTCGTGCGCGGCGAGGGGCGGCTCGCAGGCGTGCGCAGGGTGGCGGTGACGACGCCCGCAGGCGGAGAGGTCGAGCTCGAGGCGCGGCGGGCGGTGATCGTCGCCACCGGCTCGGCTCCCGCCGTGCCACCGGTGCCGGGCCTCGCGGAGGCGCGACCGTGGAGCAACCGCGAGATCACCTCCGCGAAACAGGTGCCCGCGTCGCTGATCGTCCTCGGCGGCGGTCCCGTTGGCGTCGAGATGGCCCAGGCTTGGTTCCGCCTCGGCTGCGCGTCGGTCCTCCTCCTCGAGGTCGGTGAGCGGCTGCTCGCCGCGGCCGAGCCCTTCGCCGGCGAGCTGTTGAAGGAGGCCCTCGTCGCCGAGGGCATCGACGTCCGCACCGGAGCCCACCTCGCCTCGGTCGGACGCGAGGGGGACGGCCCCTTCCGGGCGCTGCTCGACGACGGCAGCGAGCAGGTCGCCGAGGAGCTCCTCGTCGCCGCGGGGCGCAGGCCACGCGTCGACGGCATCGGCCTCGAGTCGGTCGGCCTCGCGGTCGGCCGCGCGCTCGAGACCGACGACCACCTGCGGGCGCGGGGCGTGGAGGGGGAGTGGCTGTACGCCATCGGCGACGTCAACGGGCGCGCCGCCCTCACCCACATGGGCAAGTACCAGGCGCGCGTCGCGGTGGACACGATCTGCGGTGACGAGATCGAGGACGTCGCCGACCACGGGATCGCCCCCGGGGTGGTCTTCACTGACCCCGAGGTCTCCTGGGTGGGCCTCACCGAGGCCGCGGCCCGCGAGCAGGGGATCGCGGCGCGCGTCGTGAGCTGCCCGCTCGAGAGCGTCGCCGCGGCGGCGATCTGGGGCGAGGAGCTGACGGGACGCTGCCAGCTCGTCGTCGACACCGAGCGCGAGACGATCGTCGGCGCGACCTTCGTCGGGAGCGACACCGCGGAGCTCCTGCACGGGGCGACGATCGCGATCGCCGGCGGCGTGCCGCTCACCACGTTGCGCCACGCGGTCGCCGCCTTCCCGAGCCTCTCGGAGGTCTGGCTCGAGCTCGTGGAGGGCTACTTCCTCCCCGACGTGGCCTCTGCCTGA
- a CDS encoding cobalamin-independent methionine synthase II family protein: protein MPKIRTTHTGSLPRPAPLAELLLAHELGENSPTLPATAAAAVLDVVRRQAECGLDLVNDGEQAKAGYSTYIRHRLTGFDGEPRQTRFYPDRDHFPDFDALVARLDSSAPRRPPNPTCSGPITLKDPTAVRHDIAELKAAAAAAGIAEERLFMTAASPGVIALFLANDYYPSREAYLAALVDAMRDEYRAIVEAGLILQLDCPDFAMARHTVTSAPLPIEDFRRYLAQSVEAVNAAVTGLDPSRMRLHLCWSNTESPHIYDVELREILDLVLTAAPAGLVLEACNPRHGHEWQLFEEVTLPDDKYLVAGVIDTTTNFVEHPELVAQRIRNYSRLIGPERVLAGTDCGFGTFAGRDRVATGVAWEKLASLVRGAEIASATP from the coding sequence TTGCCGAAGATCCGCACCACGCACACCGGGAGCCTGCCCCGACCGGCGCCCCTCGCCGAGCTGCTCCTCGCCCACGAGCTCGGCGAAAACAGCCCGACCCTCCCCGCAACGGCCGCGGCGGCGGTCCTCGACGTGGTCCGCCGCCAGGCCGAGTGCGGCCTCGACCTCGTGAATGACGGCGAGCAGGCGAAGGCCGGTTACTCGACCTACATCCGCCACCGCCTCACCGGCTTCGACGGAGAGCCCCGCCAGACTCGCTTCTACCCCGACCGGGACCATTTCCCGGACTTCGACGCGCTCGTCGCCCGCCTCGACTCCTCGGCGCCGCGACGTCCGCCCAACCCGACCTGCTCGGGGCCGATCACCCTGAAGGACCCCACGGCGGTGCGACACGACATCGCCGAGCTGAAGGCCGCCGCCGCCGCAGCGGGCATCGCCGAGGAGCGCCTCTTCATGACCGCCGCCAGCCCCGGGGTGATCGCGCTCTTCCTCGCCAACGACTACTACCCGAGCCGCGAGGCCTACCTTGCCGCCCTCGTCGACGCGATGCGCGACGAGTACCGCGCGATCGTCGAGGCGGGTCTGATCCTGCAGCTCGACTGCCCGGACTTCGCGATGGCCCGCCACACCGTCACCTCCGCGCCCCTCCCGATCGAGGACTTCCGCCGCTACCTCGCCCAGTCCGTGGAGGCGGTGAACGCCGCCGTCACGGGCCTCGACCCGAGCCGGATGCGCCTCCACCTCTGCTGGAGCAACACCGAGTCCCCGCACATCTACGACGTCGAGCTGCGCGAGATCCTCGACCTCGTCCTCACCGCCGCGCCCGCGGGCCTCGTCCTCGAGGCCTGCAATCCCCGCCACGGCCACGAGTGGCAGCTCTTCGAGGAGGTGACCCTCCCCGACGACAAGTACCTCGTCGCCGGGGTGATCGACACCACCACGAACTTCGTCGAGCATCCCGAGCTCGTCGCGCAGCGGATCCGCAACTACTCCCGACTCATCGGCCCCGAGCGCGTCCTCGCCGGGACGGACTGCGGCTTCGGCACCTTCGCGGGCCGCGACCGGGTCGCCACCGGCGTCGCCTGGGAGAAGCTCGCCTCTCTCGTGCGCGGCGCCGAGATCGCCAGCGCGACCCCCTGA
- a CDS encoding DEAD/DEAH box helicase, with the protein MSSSFIDLGVPAVLATRLAELEILEPYPIQAAALPEALQGLDICAQSPTGSGKTLAFALPIAARVSRAQPRRPRALVLAPTRELAAQIAKELGPLAAVMGRRVATYYGGVGFKEQLSSLARGTDIAVGCPGRMIDLLERRSLDLSEVEIVVIDEADRMADMGFLPPVRRLLGEIRGAHQTMLFSATLAGDVQRLIRDYQKSPRRHVLDAATDDIGSRSHEFWRASREDRATLTARLVTPYYSSIVFCRTKRGVDRLTRQLGQAGLIAVPIHGDRSQAQRDRALAQFRDRSAQVLVGTDVAARGIHVDEVDCVVHYDPPEDEDTYIHRSGRTGRAGLAGRVVSLVTSEQETASKKLRQRLNLATSLIDAPPADPSARAPQRPVQAVAPRHQGPAPSHSAAPYSGGAPGPRSAASRRRRRGPAPVGRVGAATARPRQNSSPRGGGGRGQGR; encoded by the coding sequence GTGTCCAGCAGCTTCATCGACCTCGGCGTGCCCGCGGTCCTCGCCACCCGCCTCGCCGAGCTCGAGATCCTCGAGCCCTACCCGATCCAAGCGGCTGCCCTCCCCGAGGCCCTGCAGGGCCTCGACATCTGCGCCCAGTCGCCGACCGGCTCGGGCAAGACGCTCGCCTTCGCGCTGCCGATCGCGGCGCGCGTCTCGCGTGCCCAGCCCCGCCGCCCGCGCGCCCTCGTGCTCGCGCCCACGCGTGAGCTCGCCGCGCAGATCGCGAAGGAGCTCGGCCCCCTCGCCGCGGTGATGGGGCGCCGGGTCGCCACCTACTACGGCGGCGTCGGCTTCAAAGAGCAGCTCTCCTCGCTCGCGCGGGGCACCGACATCGCCGTCGGCTGCCCCGGCCGGATGATCGATCTCCTCGAGCGCCGCTCGCTCGACCTCTCCGAGGTGGAGATCGTGGTCATCGACGAGGCCGACCGCATGGCGGACATGGGCTTCCTCCCCCCGGTGCGCCGCCTCCTCGGCGAGATCCGCGGCGCCCACCAGACGATGCTCTTCTCGGCGACCCTCGCCGGCGACGTGCAGCGGCTGATCCGCGACTACCAGAAGTCGCCGCGCCGCCACGTGCTCGACGCGGCCACCGACGACATCGGCTCGCGCTCGCACGAGTTCTGGCGCGCCTCGCGCGAGGACCGCGCCACGCTCACCGCGCGCCTCGTCACCCCCTACTACTCCTCGATCGTCTTCTGCCGCACCAAGCGGGGCGTCGACCGCCTCACCCGCCAGCTCGGCCAGGCCGGACTGATCGCCGTCCCGATCCACGGCGACCGTTCACAGGCCCAACGGGACCGTGCGCTCGCGCAGTTCCGTGACCGCAGCGCGCAGGTGCTGGTCGGCACGGATGTGGCGGCGCGCGGCATCCACGTCGACGAGGTCGACTGCGTCGTGCACTACGACCCGCCGGAGGACGAGGACACCTACATCCACCGCTCCGGTCGGACCGGGCGCGCCGGCCTCGCTGGCCGCGTCGTCTCGCTCGTCACGAGCGAGCAGGAGACGGCGTCGAAGAAGCTCCGCCAGCGCCTCAACCTCGCGACCTCGCTGATCGACGCCCCGCCTGCCGACCCCTCGGCGCGCGCCCCGCAGCGGCCGGTGCAGGCCGTGGCCCCGAGGCATCAGGGCCCTGCGCCGAGCCACTCCGCCGCCCCCTACAGCGGCGGAGCGCCCGGCCCGCGCTCCGCGGCCTCGCGCCGCCGTCGCCGGGGCCCGGCGCCCGTCGGTCGGGTGGGCGCGGCGACCGCCCGCCCCCGCCAGAACTCCTCCCCGCGCGGTGGTGGAGGACGCGGCCAGGGGCGCTGA